The following is a genomic window from Hemitrygon akajei chromosome 6, sHemAka1.3, whole genome shotgun sequence.
gttttaatattatccctttcaaccccatttcaTAGGACAGTATGGCACACTACAGGAGGGAAAAGATTTAGAAGGGAGATGGGGACAGTGACTAAGGTTGGGGTCGTGACAGAAAGTTCTTGCGGAGGAACAGTGACGGGGTGATGAGGGGTGCACCGGTGGGGGCGGAAGGCCTGGGTCAGGGGCAGAGTGATGGGGGCCTTGTTAGGGCTACTCTATCTCCAACCAACCGGTTGCATTCCACCCTGCCCTCCTCCCTCAATTCTCCCCTTACCTTCTGCTTCCTTGACCTTCTTTCCGCCAGACAACCTGCGCTGCCAGCCCCTGCTGGGTCCTCCGGCTGCCTCACCCCCGGAGCCTGCTGCCGGTCGGGACTCGGCGCTGACCAGTGACTTAGAGCagcagatggagatggaggaggATGGGCGCTCCTGCACTTGCTGGGTCTTCACCGTGGAGTGCGTTGTGATGCTGGCGGTGACACAGGCCTTGGACCTCAGGCTGTCATAGGCGGGAGGGCGCCTGCACGCCCCCGGTAGGTAGGGCCAGAAGACGGCCGCAGGCGCCGGCAGGCCGGTGTGCTCCAGCAGCCCGTGGGCCATGGGCATTCGGCAAAGGCCGGACAGGGGCCGGGAGCCAGTGCTGCCCCTCCCCGCTGGGTGGAAGACGCTGGGCAGCTCCTTGTCAGTGGCCATCTTTGCCTCTCCAGGGACGTGGGCCAATAGTGGGTGGGCCGTCACCCTGACCGAGGAGCAGAGGACACTGAGTGAGGCCATCTTGTCCCTGTCGACCTTGGGTGGGCCGAGGGCTGGTGGCACTTGGGCCAGTGCTTTGGATGGTGTGCAGACCATGGTCTGGGAGTTGGGCAGCTCCTTCTCGGGCCGGTACGGTGCTGATGCTTGCGGCGGCAATGGGGTGGAGTGGCTCCTCGCACGACCTGAGGGAAGCAGCGGACCCGAAGGGGGTCTGTCCTCCTTCTGGGGCCGTGGGGTCCctgggctgggagggggttctccgtggggtggtgggggaggaggtgcCTCCGGGTAGACCTTCTGGCCGCCTCCACCTTGGGGGAAGGCgaggaggggaggacggtggaGTAGGAGGTTAGGGAAGGGGGGTGGGATCTCATATGGCGGACCCCGAGAGCCAGGTTGGTGGCTCTTGGACGCCCCGTGGCCGGCATCTCCAGGAAGCCTGGGGGTCGTCTCAGAGTGCTTGCCCCACTTGGCCTCCCGTGGACCTTCCTCAGCCAGTGGGTACTTCATCTCCTCGTAGATGGCCTCGCTGTGCTCAGAGTCCTCGTCAGCAGCGGCTGCCTGCTCCTTGAACACGTCACCCACCATTTCGATGTAGACgggctcctcctcctcttcctcatcctcgccccgcctctctccctcctcctccaagCCACGCCGGGAATGGCCTCCCCTGGGGCAGACGCTGGCTGGAGGTGCCATCGCCCAACCAGGACATGCCTCGTCGAAGGACACGGAGAGCTGGGCACTGGGGCAGAACTTGGCCTTCAGTGGGAGGAGCCTCTGCCCAACACTGTCGCCTCCCTTGGCACCAGATCTCTGGGGAGCTGGAAGGGAAATTAAAAAAAGGTCTCATTGGTGCCCGA
Proteins encoded in this region:
- the LOC140729224 gene encoding neuronal tyrosine-phosphorylated phosphoinositide-3-kinase adapter 1-like codes for the protein MSSGLQDAAISSFLQFIEEKGLKAYNSLTSLSCSSDSAGRSLRHEMNLLYRKTKVDWKHREEEPKKSICKDGGLARVRDLASFRKHFRMGFMTMPASQEHGPHPCASGMTTRSLSLHSVGSVDNSEHPCTRKQSDKPRRHPSTKLSLCSEGRNSTSREGDGPNGETAPQRSGAKGGDSVGQRLLPLKAKFCPSAQLSVSFDEACPGWAMAPPASVCPRGGHSRRGLEEEGERRGEDEEEEEEPVYIEMVGDVFKEQAAAADEDSEHSEAIYEEMKYPLAEEGPREAKWGKHSETTPRLPGDAGHGASKSHQPGSRGPPYEIPPPFPNLLLHRPPLLAFPQGGGGQKVYPEAPPPPPPHGEPPPSPGTPRPQKEDRPPSGPLLPSGRARSHSTPLPPQASAPYRPEKELPNSQTMVCTPSKALAQVPPALGPPKVDRDKMASLSVLCSSVRVTAHPLLAHVPGEAKMATDKELPSVFHPAGRGSTGSRPLSGLCRMPMAHGLLEHTGLPAPAAVFWPYLPGACRRPPAYDSLRSKACVTASITTHSTVKTQQVQERPSSSISICCSKSLVSAESRPAAGSGGEAAGGPSRGWQRRLSGGKKVKEAEGKGRIEGGGQESLAKEEKPSAIPVKSQGLEDSAIRAPSRSGVHQPCPLVCQWSADSALNQRLGRSASTSGVQHSLAQLQRQCSQLRESPTQGFQQPQGPREKDGKLLEVIERKRCLCKEIKARRGPDRSLCKQDSMPILPSWKKGTDTRKTGTPPCQRQHTVLWDTAI